The genomic interval TGAAAGGACCGCAGGTGCGTGGCGTCGGTTAGGCGAGGCCGAGCCGCGGCCTTGACCTCGACCGGCAGCAGCTTGCCGCCGGTCTCGATCACGAAGTCCACCTCCTCGCCGGCCGTCGTGCGCCAGTAGCCGAGCTCCACCCGCTCGAGCCGCGCGTCCCGCCAGGCGAGCAGGTCGTCCAGCACGAGGTTCTCCAGGTGCGCGCCACCCGGCTCCGCCAGCTCGGCCAGGTGCAGCGCCACGCCCGTGTCGCCCCAGTAGAACTTGGGCGCCTTGATCAGCCGCTTCGTGCGGTTCACCGCGAAAGCGGGCAGCCGCACGAGCTGGTAGGAGGTCTCGAGCAGGTTCAGCCAGCGGTGCACCGTGGCCTGGGGCAGCGCCGCGTCGCGCCCCAGCTCGGTCTGGTTGACGAGTTGGCCCAGACGCAGGCAGGCCGCGCGCATGAGGCGCCGGAAGTCGGGCAGCGAGCCGATCGAGGCGAGGTCCTGGAGGTCGCGCTCCAGGTAAGTGCGCACGTAGCCGTCGAACCAGATGGCGCGATCCTTCGCCGTCTTGAGGTGCACCGCGGGCGTGGGGAAGCCGCCCCGGCGCGCGAGCGCTTTCCAGTCCTCGACCGCACCCTCGCCGGCCGCGAGCAGCTCGAGCCAGTCGGCGTCGCGGGCGGCGAGCAGCTCTTCCCAACGCCCCGCGCGGCCCTCGCCGCGCTGCTCGCGCCGGGTCATCGGCCAGAGCGCCAGGTA from bacterium carries:
- a CDS encoding ATP-binding protein encodes the protein MNTLPRLVEGALAERLRVMPAVVVTGARQTGKSTLVAERVSGQRRYASLDDLDALGAARRDPDLLVGGTDPVTLDEVQREPGFLAAVKRSIDRDRRPGRFLLTGSANLLLMRQVSESLAGRASYLALWPMTRREQRGEGRAGRWEELLAARDADWLELLAAGEGAVEDWKALARRGGFPTPAVHLKTAKDRAIWFDGYVRTYLERDLQDLASIGSLPDFRRLMRAACLRLGQLVNQTELGRDAALPQATVHRWLNLLETSYQLVRLPAFAVNRTKRLIKAPKFYWGDTGVALHLAELAEPGGAHLENLVLDDLLAWRDARLERVELGYWRTTAGEEVDFVIETGGKLLPVEVKAAARPRLTDATHLRSFQAEYGKQARAGLLLHTGSALEWLAPGVLAAPWWRVL